The genomic segment aGAGGAACTTACCTCAATGCCACTGTTAGTTATTGCCCTGAAATATATCTTACTCAGAATATTTCTTCTAAGATGATGTAAACATCACATTATCATAGCACTTGGAACAACTTCTATATAAAAATCTTAGAGAATTAATGGTTCAAATGTTGATTCATCTTCACAGCTTTTTTCTAAACAACAGAGGCCCTTCCCATTAATCATACTGATATTTAGCTATGGGATTTGATTGGCAACTATTACTGTCAATCTTCCTTcccaagaaaaagtaataaaaaacactGTAGTGTTTCATCCTTTGAAACAGATGCCCTACTGAATTGTGCAACCACCTGCCCTAAACAAGGACAAAAATACAAAGCTGTAGATACAAACCCTTAGAATATTTGTATAGTGCTGTTTAAATAATGAATATAGGATGTGTATAAATCCATTCTGACTAGTCTCTAAATAACTTGAATGATAAAAATTCTACTTTactgattatttaaaaactattgttCTTTAAGTGTTCTCCCAAACCAAGAGCATCAGCAcggctgaatcagaaactctagttATGGACCCTATCAATCTATGTTTCCACAGCTCTCCTGGTGATTACAATGCTCGCTGAagtttgaaaaactttttttttttaacagaagtaaacaaacaaacaaaagagagtCTAGACAAAAGTGATCTAGCCAATAGAGGTTCTGACAGATTCCTAAATACGCATAATAGATAAGATTCTATAACGGGCAGTTTATAACCCTGATTCTAAAAAACAATGTTCTAGAATCtatttggaactcaggaaaatcagtacaaaaaaaaatcaaacaaccctatcaaaaagtgggcaaaggacataaatagaaatttttcaaaagaagatataagaatggctaacaaacacatgaaaaaatgctcaacatctctaatcatcagggaaatgcaagtcaaaaccacaatgagatatcacttaactccagtgagaacggcctttatcaaaaagtcccaaaacaacacatgttggcttggatgcggagagataggaacactcatacactgctgctggggctgcaaactagtgcagcccctgtggaaagcaatgtggagataccttaaacagattgaaggagacctaccattcaatccaacaatcccattattgggcatctacccaaaagaacaaaaggctgggtggaagggatgggtgtatacctactggatgaatgcgatgcgcactgcctggggaatggacacgtttgaagttctctctgggggggatggggtggggggaggggaggagtgcacacctatatgatgagagtgatgtgcactgtctaggaaatggacataactaaagctcagactcgaggggatggggaggcatgggcaatgtatatagcctgatcttttgtacccccttaatgagctgaaaaacaaacaaaaaataaaaataaaaataaaaataaaaaaataaataaaaaaaaaaaacaaaaaaacaaaaacaaaaacaaaaaaaaaaagacattctatgacaaagacacctgcacccgaatgtttaaagcagcacaactcacaatcacaaagatgtggaaacaacccaaatgcccatcaattcaggagtggattagtaaaatgtggtatatgtataccatggagtattactcagctataagaaataacagtgatatggcatctctttggttctcctggacagagttggaacccattctattaagtgaagtatcccaagaatggaaaaataagcaccacatgtactcaccagcaaattggtttctctgatcatcacctaagtgcacatttaggaataacaccgATTGGGTATCTGACAGAGGTGGAgcctgggggggatgggtgtatacctacatgatgagtgcaatgagcactgtctggggaatggacacgcttgaagctcagactcggggggatgggggggcatgggcaatatatataacctgaacttttgtacccccataataagctgaaataaaaaaattataaaataaaaaacaatgttcTAGTTTTGATTGgtgtttattactttttttctaattcctgATTATATTATATCTTTCAACATAATCTAAGATAATTACATCAGTAATTTCCTGAACATTAGAAAGTATTgcaaaatgatgagaaaaatatgtatatacatgtacatatataaagaTAGAGGAACTATAAATTCTTTTAGATCTCCAGATTAAGTAAAGAATATACTTTAATTCTTAATACCTTTAAAAACTGAGGATACACATATCATGTTATTATTAGTGTTTCAATGGAATAGTTTTAAATTCAACATCAGCAGTGTGTAAGAAAAATGGGTGAACACAGCAACAATAATATCATACCTTATatctaaatattcattaaataatatatatgtatttcttttaaaatggaattgtatgtaattttttttttgaaagaaagcaGAATATCTAGGCTAAAATGCAGCCTTTGCACAGTgtgtattttaccttttttgtaacattccacttatataaaatgatttgctAAAGGgaataaatctataaaagaaGTGAGAATTGGATGACATTAATGGACTAGAGATTTTGTTGAATTTCAGGAAGGTATAAAGTAGTTGAGATTATACTGAAAGACAGACCAGAGAAGAGGAATCTGTAGACTAGACATGTATAAGAGAAGACTGCAGAGGAAGTCTGAGTTTCTGAGAAGCTCCCAACTTCCCCTTCCAGACTCACCCAATATAAAGTAGGACTTCACAGGTTGCAGACCCTGCCCCTATACTCACAGCTTAACATTGACTTCTCATTCAAGGAAAAGGCTAAATTAGGAAAACAGATCTTGAAAATGGCAGAAGAAAGAGACGCTGGATGCTTATATTGCCAATCTAGTCTTTGGGTCATAACAGTGAACGAATAAGCAAAAGTCTGAATAATTGACAAGAAACTATCAGTATAATTGGAATATCGTATAgtaataaaaatggacaaagtaaaGATATATGCAATAATGTGGATGCTCTAGGGTGAAAGAGTAAGAGCAGCTGGATTGTCATCAATTTGCTCTCTTTCCTGGGGTGTGCAGGTATCTCTCAGAGGAATAGAAAAACAGCAAATGATGTGGTCTAATCTTGTGTACTGAACATCCAGAAATAAAGAATAGTGATATTTGTTTTAagtacttatattttatattctttaatccTTAAGATTGAATAgtcttttctccaatattttaCAGTCTATCCCAGGAACAAGTGAGACTTGGTAGAGAACAGAATTCCTGGGATTTTGCTTTGCTCACCCAAACAGAAACCTGCAACTAAtaatggggtatatgtgatacAATTATCCAAGCCAGGGGTGAAGAAACTGTGGCCTTAAAGCTACATATGGCCTTCTAcatccttaagtgtggccttttgactaaatccaaatttaacAGAACAAgtccttttattactttttaattcatttttttaattttttcaatgaacatatttaaaataccaaaaaataaaataagtttcaatgaaataatcaccCACATTGACTAGCATAATTAGAATATTAGTAAACCATAAAAGGGTAAATTGATAGCTATTACAATCATGATTTAGTTGTAatttcccctgcctgactggcaccactattGTACAAGGCTGTTTGTTGAGaatttatgggggtcaagtatgcCAGTCTGCTATCAGCTTTTGACGGTGGTGcagtgtgtttctgtttgaagtggaatttgtgaatagtaaAGCagtttgacagtattttttaattctctctgcttaacagcccatcttgtcaaaaaagagcaagagaacactgaagtaagacaacagattttttaatgaggattggaaaTTGCAATAAaaccttgtttctgctaaagataagatgatttgcttgctttgtgatattgcAATAGCAACagtaaagaaattcaatgctcatcagcattataacactcataaggatcatggatattttaaattagagggacaGGCATGAaaagttgtattgcagaaatgaaaagatgaaaagcaaaagcaaagacaattctttcaagcagccataagacctggaaataatgccactgaggCAGcatataaagtagcttatatactcggggGTAAAAcagaagccattcagtgatgtacaaattgtgaaagaatgcattgttgaagttgtaggatgcttagaccctgataacatttcaaagtacaaacaactgcctctttcaaagagaatcataactgatcagcagcatgaattagccttcaacctAACAAAGCAACTTCATGCCatatttcaaatggaaaatgtatattattcaatcactttggctgaatcaactgatactactgacttggtgccggttttatacttcatttgggtcacaACAGAACATTATTTTTTGCAATGAAGatttactcactttgggcactcttgcaaaaagaacaaagggaatagatatcttccagagctttcaaaataaatttggtgaggttggactgaatttggtaaatttagcaagtgtatgtacagatggtgcaccgtACGTGACAGGAAAACATCAAGGGTTTATTGTAcacataaaaaagtattaacaatacatgagtggattaataaatgtggcatatgtataccatggagtatactaatcagccataaaaaaaatggtgaactaatatctcttgtattaacctgaagggaactggagaccattcttctaattgaagtaccacaagaatggaaaaacaaacaccacatgtattcaccattaaattgaaactaatcagACAACacttatttccaaatatggaaataaaattcattggaaatcaagcaggagggagaggaggaggggatgagtaaattcacaactGACTGGTACGatgcacactatcttggtgatgggcacacctataattttgactcaaagcaatttatgtaacaaaaatatttgtgaccCTGTAATACTCTTAAATAAGGTACGataatatacaataaatacaacaaaaaagtATTAACTGAttcagatgctctcatttcttttcattgtattttacattagcaaaatctctgtgctaaagttacaatttttttttacatatatacaatttttattgatccaatatacctcaataaatctggaaagaaagaatttgtttATGGATAAGccacttggtttttttttaaaaaaatctttacattGCCTTTATTTTGTATAGTAAACTCAATGTATTTTAGGAATACAAagatactattttaagtgacactttacaACAAATTATAagattgttaactatattcatgaaaatgcaacatggcatcatcagtttcattaCATGCTAAAGGTGAACCATGAGGTATTCAGTATgtatttgccatatcattctaaagtgtattTGCTATCACAaagacaggtgttagccaaaattgtatctctgcaagaacagagagttaaattttatgaagaacagaatcagtaatgtgaattattgaaagatttccataggaatgcagcatttctgtgtgatatcatgtcaaatcaaaacaacttaaatatttttttgcaagGTAAAATTAAGCCCATATATCAGGTGTAGCAAAAAAATATTGAAGCATCTCAAAGAAAgccatcttttttcaaaacatttctttttcaaaaggaaattttaataatttatttatttattttatttcagctcattatgggggtacaaaagttcaggttatatatattgcccatgcccccccatcccccgagtctgagcttcaagcgtgttcattccctagacagtgcacatcgcactcatcacgtaggtatgcacccatcccctccccccacccgcatcccccccagtcagaacttcaagcgtgtccattccccaggcagagCGCATtgcattcatcaagtaggtatacacccattccttccccccatcccccacttcTGTCCAATACccattggtgttattcccaaatgtggaCTTAGGTGatatcagggaaaccagtttgctggtgagtacatgtggtgcttatttttccattcttgggatacttcacttaatagaatcggttccaactctgtccaggagaaccaaagagatgccatattgacattatttctaatagctgagtaatattccatgatatacatataccacattttgctaatccattcatgaattgatgggcatttgggttctctgcacatctttgcaattgtgaattgtgctgctataaacattcgggtgcaggtgtcttttttatagaatgacttttgttcttctgggtagatgcccaataatgggattgctggattgaatggtaggtctacttgaatctgtttaaggtatctccgcattgctttccacaggggctgcactagtttgcagtcccaccagcagtgtatgagtgtacctatctctccacacccacgccaacatgtatagttttgggactttttgataaaggccgttctcactggagttaagtgatatctcattgtggttttgatttgcatttccctgatgattagagatgttgaacactttttcatatgtttgttagccatttttatatcttcttttgaaaaatttctattcatgtcctttgtccactttttgatagggttgttcgattttttcttcctgattttcctgagttctaaatagattcttgttatcagtcctttatctgatgtgtagtatgcgaaaattttttcccattttgtaggttgtctgtttactctcgtgactgtttctttggctgtgcagaagctttttaatttgatcaggtcctatttatttatttttgttgttgctgtgattgccttaggggtcttcctcataaattctttgcctaggccaatgtctgtaggagtcgttcctacattttcttctagaattctaatagtttcacacctaagttttaagtctgtttttccaccgtgatttgattttgtgagaggtgaaaactgtgtgtcctgttttagtcttttacatttggctatccagttttcccagcaccatttattgaataaggaatcttttccccagagtatgtttttgtctgctttgtcaaagattagatggctatatgaggatggttttatatttggattttctgttgtgttccactggtctgtgtccctgcacttgtgccaataccaagcagttttaataatcacagccttgtagtatagtttgaagtttggcaaattaatacctcccattttgttttgttgcttaaaattgcttttgctaaatggggtcttctctggttccaacaaagtgtaaaattattttttctatatctgtgaaaaatgatgttggtaatttaatagagattgcattgaatctgtagatcactttgggcagtatagacattttactaaccaagagcagaaaagaaaaatctctaataacctccatcaggaacatgaaaggagaagtcacgactgatgccacagagatacatgatatcatctctgaattctacaaaaattttcATGCACACAAATTacaaaacctggaggaaatggacaaatttttagaaacacacagccttcccagtctcaaccaggaagaaatagaattcctgaatagaccaatatctatatctgaaatcgaaacagcaataaaaaaccttccccaaaagaaaaaccctggaccagatgggttcacacccgaattttagcacacatacaaagaagaactggtgcccatcctacataaactattctccaacatcgagaaggatgggattctccccaacactttttaccaagccaacataatcttgataccgaaaccaggaaaggatgcaacaaaaaaagaaaacacagaccaatatcccttatgaatatagatgcaaaaattctcaataaaatcctagcaaagcgaatccaagtgcttatcaaaaaaataattcatcacgaccaagtgggcttcatcccagagatgcaggggtggtttaacatacacaaatctataaatgtaattcaccacataaatagaagcaaaaataaagatcatatgatcctctcaatagatgcagaaaaagcatttgacaaatttcaacacccttttatggtaagaacacttaacaaaataggcatagacgggacctatctaaaaatgatacaagccataaatgacaaacccacagccaacatcatactgaatggggaaaaactgaaagcactcccacttagaactggaaccacacaaggctgcccactgtccccattacttttcaacatagtattggaagtccttgtgagagctatcaggcaagagagcagaatcaagggagtccaaatagggacagaagagatcaaactctcactctttgctgatgatatgatgttatatctggaagaCCCCAAGGATtaaaccaagagactcctggaattgatcaatgaattcagtaaagtctcaagatacaaaatcaaaattcaaaaggaaattttagaagaagattttccccagttagcaagggtcattgatgagcaggaggatatatgtgaatcatttgatgAATACACAgatgttatagacctattaattagagaatgcaatgaaaggttcactgactgagaatcatgacatcacattcaAATTAGCATCTCAGCCTcatctagttgatatcaccaaggcatctgagaactacagatggaattgattgagctttcagtagatgacattttaaagtcattgtttgatgcgaAGAAAGATCCACTGATATATGGGAAAATGCAGTAAAATAActatgcctttggcaacatgcccaaaaacatttttcttgcttttcaaccacttattgagcaaatctacattctcttaCCTatcccaaatcaagatgcccttaaggtcacaaatgactgatacccatctagaacATCAATTGAAACTGGGGACCACCGTGCTGGAACCAAATATtcaaaatgctttccaacaaaaagcagacaataccaagtcattaaaagattagttaactttaaaattaatatttttcagtttttgaaattattaagtacacatTAGATTCTTACAatataatctacatttttaagtatatttaactGAAGTTCCTGAATGTGGCCTTATCTGATTACAGcaaaattaatgtggccttccaacataaAAGGCTTCCCACCCCTGATCCAGGCTATACAGCTCTATTTGCTATATGATTTATCTTACAGAGCTCCTTTTCAGGGAAGCTATGCAATTTTAacatttcatgtatttataaagTCACATGAAGAACATATAacctgtaaaatattttcatttgtttcctgctTAAGCATTCTAGTATGGCAGGAACATGtgattaaaatttcataaattctttccctatgGCTATAAGAGTttgtccaacattttcttctagattcttacagtttcatgccttaggtttaagactatcatccactgtgagttgatttttatgagaggtgggaggtgtggatcctctttcagtcttctatatgtggctatccaattttcccagcatcatttatttaataaagattcttttccccagtgtatgtttttgtctgcattGTCAAAGGAAACTatatgagagcaaacagacaacctacaaaattggagaaaatatctaCATGCTACACCTCCCATGACatgctgataactagaatctacatagaactcagaaaaattagcaagaaaaaatcaaataagccCATTAAAATGTGTGCAAAGGAcagaagagaaacttttcaaaagacaaactAATGAcaaacaagtatatgaaaaaatgctcaacatctcaaatcatcagggaaatgcaactcaaaaccatAATGTGATATCACCTAACtgcagttagaatggcttttatgaaaaagtcccaaaacaataaatggtggcatggatgcagagagataggaacacttatacactgttggtgagactgcaaactagtaccgCTATGGAAAGTAAtctggagacacctcaaagaactaaaagtagaattaccatttgatccagcaatccctttactggttatctacacaaaggaaaaaaagacattctataaaaaatacatctgcacttgaatgtttatagcagcacaattcacaattgcaaagatgtggaaataacccaagtgcccatccatccatgagtggattaataaaatgtgctatatgcataccatggagttctactcagccacaaaaaacaatggtgatctagtacctcttgtattatcctgggtagacctggaccccattctactaagtgaagtatcacaagaatggaaaaacaagcaccacatgtactcaccatcaaattagtatgaattggtcaacacttatgtgcacatatagcagtaacattcatcggcTGTCAGGCAGGTGGCgggggatgaggggatgggtatattcacaccacatgggtgcggtgcacaccatctgggggatggatatgcttgaagctctgacttgggcggggcaaaggcaatatatgtaacctaaacatttgtatctcaTATagggtaaaatttaaaaaatcaattatatttttgaataatagatacaaatattttaagtttattaggGACTAACAAGTTAAGTCATTAGAAAGCTAAGAAATGTCCACTGAAAAACCTttcaacatatattaatacaaaatcatACCCACATCTAACCTGAACAATTTTATGACTGCTTTACTAAAACGAGAAGAGACATCATTAAAAGTAAAAGACCTAAActattttctctaatgtttttgtTAATGAGTCTatgacttttttatttctgaaacagTAGATAATTGGATTTAAAGCAGGAATGATAACAGTGTAAAACAGAGAGTCCATCATATCTTGATCATCAGATTGTGGCGACCGAGGGAGCACATACATGTAAAGAGCAGGGCCATAgtataaagacacagataagAGGTGAGCtccacaggtggagaaggctttccTTATGCCTTTGACAGACTTCGTTTTTAAGATTGTAAAGAGAACAAGTGTATAAGAGACAAGAACAGTCACAATAGTGAATACTTCAATTGAacctgcaaaaacaaaaaccattagaTAATTAATAGAAGGGTTAGTACAAGAAATCTTTAACAATGGCATAATGTCACAGTAAAAGTGATGTATTATGTTGGAATTACAgaaggttaatttgaaaaaaagcGCTTCATGAATTATGGCATGAAGAAAGCCACCTACAAATGACAAGACTAATAGCCTGATGCATAGTGCATTGGTCATAATCACTGGATAGAGTAAAGGTTTGCATATGGCTACATAGCGATCATACGCCATTGCTGCCAAGAGAAAACATTCTGTGGTTACActgattgcaaaggaaaaaaattgtaccaTGCATGCAGAGAGAGATATCATCTGACACTTAGTTAAGAAATTGACCAGCATATTGGGGGTCACTGTGGATGATAACCAAGTATTCACAAAGGCTAAATTTCCAAGGAATAAATACATGGAGATGTGCAGGTGAGGGTCAATCCAGATGAGAGTAATTAGACCAAGGTTCCCCACAATGGTGATGAGATATATCACCAAGAATGCCAGGAACAGGGTGATTTTCCACTCTTGTTGTTGAGTCAGTTCTGTGAGAACAAACTCTGTCAGCAATgttgcattttccttttccatgtcCTCACTTGATGTCCTctgaaataaaatgcagtaaatgtaaatatatatatatatacacacacacacatatatattcatatgtaattACTATAAGTTGAAATTGGGAAAGGGaagttgaaataaaacaaaactcttatcagattgcctttaattttatttattacttttaaattgagGAAACTAAAGTAGGGAAAAGACAATTACTatctattcattcaaaaaaatgtaTAGGATTTAACAGATTTGGAGAAAATAAGAGGCATTCTGAGCATGTGCTAAATTTATGGTGATATGATTTAATATGGTAAAGAAATCATTTGTCTAGGACATGAATTCAGGGTCAAAGACAGAGATATATGAAGGACCaggattttttaaatcagatatttGGTAGTGTAGAAAGCAGGATGCAAGTAGCAGAAACTGGAGTCAGGAATACTAGTCAGGAAGCTGctactgttttccacagcttcCCCCAAATACATTGCATGTCAGAATTGTTAGGGGAAGCTTGTTGTGAGAAATACAGATTACAAGATAATTACTGTACAAATGGACACAGTAGTATAAGAATGAGGCCTAGGAAtcctcattttgaaaatgatCCTCAAGTGATTCAAATGCATGTGAAGTGACTAGACCAAGAGTGATATGGCATTGGAAGTGATGAGGAGAACAAAGAGGTAGATTCAAAGAATTCAGAATGTAAAGCC from the Eulemur rufifrons isolate Redbay chromosome 7, OSU_ERuf_1, whole genome shotgun sequence genome contains:
- the LOC138386217 gene encoding olfactory receptor 5H8-like — its product is MEKENATLLTEFVLTELTQQQEWKITLFLAFLVIYLITIVGNLGLITLIWIDPHLHISMYLFLGNLAFVNTWLSSTVTPNMLVNFLTKCQMISLSACMVQFFSFAISVTTECFLLAAMAYDRYVAICKPLLYPVIMTNALCIRLLVLSFVGGFLHAIIHEALFFKLTFCNSNIIHHFYCDIMPLLKISCTNPSINYLMVFVFAGSIEVFTIVTVLVSYTLVLFTILKTKSVKGIRKAFSTCGAHLLSVSLYYGPALYMYVLPRSPQSDDQDMMDSLFYTVIIPALNPIIYCFRNKKVIDSLTKTLEKIV